The stretch of DNA CACGCTCTCGACCGCCGGCCTCATCATCAAGCCGACCATGGCCGTCTATGCCGGCACGAAAAACGCCATGCGCACCATCGCCGAGGGCCTGCGGCTGGAGGCCGGCCCGCATCTGCGCGTCACCAACATCTCGCCGGGGTTTATAAGAACCGATTTCGCCGGCTCCATGACCAGCCCAGAGATCAAGGCCGAGATGGCAAAGCGCATGGACGAGATGGCGATTTCACCCGATGCCATCGCCCGCGCCATCGCCTTCGCCATCGAGCAACCCGCCGATGTCGATATCAGCGACATCGTTGTTAGGCCCACCGCTCAGGCGTGAGGTATCGTTGGCAGCGGCGGCTCCTGTCTATCTTGAACAGCAGGACAATCGCCATGCGGCGTGGAAGCGATCGATCTGCCGGTCCAGCGCTCTTCAATTCTGCGATGTAGAGTTCGGACATGCCCCCTGCTCTCCGTCATGCCCGGGCTTGACCCGAGCATCCACGCGGCACCCGTAAGCGGCCGTGGCATGGATCCTCGGCTCAAATGTAGAGCCCGAGGATGACGGAGAGTGTGGCGAAGGCCATCAAGGCATCACCTGTCGGTGACACCGGTCAGATCACCGGTGTCACAGCGAATTCACCAAGCCGCCACACTCCAATCGAACCCCTTCGCCCAGTCGGCGTAGCTGTGCCAGCCGACCTCAGGAAAATCGCGGCGCAGGGCGGCAAGATCGACGTCGTAACCGGTACGGTCGAACCATTCGAACATCAGCGCCGTATCCTCGCTCTGCTGCCGTATCGCCGCGATCGGCAATTCCCGGTAAGTGATTGGGCGGCCGAACACCTCGGACAAGATCTTCGCCTGCTGCTCGCCCGACAATTCGTCGCCCGCGATGTCGAAACGTTTGCCGAACACTTGCTCGCGCCTCTCGGCCAACGTCGCGACGAAAGCGCCGATGTCATCGATGGTGACCTGTTGCAGCACACGGGCGGGCGGCAGCGCTGCGGCATAGACGCCCTGGCGCAGCCCGTCGATCGCCCAGGGCGCCACGGTGTTCTCCATGAAGGCGACGGGTGCGCTGATCGTGTAAGGGATGCCGAGGCCTGCAATGTGCTTCTCGACGAGATACTTGCTGTCGAAATGCGGAATGCCGGTCGTCTTGTGGGCATCGGCGACGGAGGAATAGATCAGGTGGCCGATGCCGGCGGCCTTTGCCGCATCGGCGGCGGCAATGCCCTGACGGGTTTCCGCCTCCGTTCCGGCTTCGTAGCTGTTGCCCATCAGGAACACCGCGTCGACGCCCTCTGCTGCTGCCGCCACGGATGCCGCGTCGTCAAGATCGCCGGCGACGACCTGGACTCCTGCCGCGGTCAGCCGCTTCGCGCCGTCGCTCTCGGGCCGGCGGGTGATCGCCTTGACGCGGTGTCCCCGCGTCATCAACGCGCGTACAACCGCGCCGCCTTGCTGGCCGGTGGCGCCTGTGACCAGTACGCTTCGTGTGTTGCTCATCTGCCTGCTCCTTGTTGTGACTGATGCAGCAAAGTTAGGGCCTGTCGCATTGAACCATAATGGCATATAATTGGAAAACATCGTGCCAATCAAGGATACAATGCTCGATCTCAACGATATCATGATCTTCGCCCGCGTCGTCGAAGCGGGCAGCTTCACCGCCGCCGCGCGCTTGCTCGGCATGCCGAAGACGACGGTCAGCCGCCGCATCGCCGCGCTGGAACGCGAACTCGGCGTGCGGCTGCTGCAGCGCACGACCCGCAGCCTCAACCTGACGGCTTCGGGGCGTCTCTACTACGAAGAAAGCAGCCAGGCGCTGCGCACGATCGAGGGAGCCAACCAGCGGCTTGCGGAAGCGCGTGCGGAGCCTGCCGGCACGATCCGCATATCGGCACCAGTCGGCTTCGGCGGCCACTTCCTCCAGGATGCGATCTTCGAATTTCTTTCGACCTGCCCGAAGGCGAGGGTCGAACTGCGCCTGACCGACGACAGGCTGAACCTCGTCGAAAGCGGTATAGACCTCGCCTTCCGCACCGGCATCCTCGAAGATTCTACCTTGGTCGCCCGCAAACTCGGCTCGTTGCACCGCCTTCTCTGCGCAAGCCCGGATTATCTCGCCCGCCGCGGCCCGCCCGCTGCACCTGAAGATCTGGTCCGCCACGACTGCGTCATCGCCGGCCAGGCTGCCCATGCGCAATGGTTGTTGGAAGGTCCGCACGGTCAGGAAACGGTCGCGGTTTCGGGCCGCTTCGCCGCCAACGAGATGCAGGCGGTGATGGCCGCCGCGATCGCCGGCCATGGCATCGCCCAATTGCCGCACCGATTCGCCGAAGCCTGCATCAAGGACGGGCGGCTGCGCCGTGTTCTCGACGGCTATACGACCCCGGCCGGCGGCTTGCATGTCGTCTATCCCAGCAGCCGACACCTGCCGCCTTTGGTCAAGGCATTCATTGAACTGGCCGTCAGACGGCTGAACGCCACAGGAACCGGCGGGGGCGATGATTTCGCAATCGTCTCGCGCTAGAACAGGAAGATTTTAGGCCGGGTCGGCCCAAAAATTTGAATCCTGTTCTACATTATATAGTCAGAACATGATGTCGTCCGAAAACCGCTCACAATTTTCGGCATCATGCTCGAGGAAATCCGCCCTCGCTCGCGCCGTCACACCTCTTTCAGCACCACCTTGCTGTCGAGGCTCCCGATCAAGGTCGCGCTCGCCTGGTTGAGGCCGACGACCTCCACCGCAATGCCATGCGCCCCGAACCGTTGGACGACCTTGTCGAGTGCGGCAACGGCGGTGATGTCCCAGAAATGCGCTTCGGACACGTCGATCAGCACGGACCTACCGATCGCGTCCTGAACGTCGAAGGCTTCGACGAAGACGTCGGCGGAGGCAAAGAACACCTGGCCAGACACGCGGTAGGTCAGTCGCCCGGTCGTTGTGTCGGGCGCGACGTCCACCCGCAGCAGGCTGGCAACCTTGAAGGTGAAGAACACGCCGCTGAGCAGCACGCCGACCGTCACCCCGAGCGCCAGGTTGGCGGTGAAGACGGTGACGATGACGGTCGCCACCATCACGGCGCTCGACATCCGAGGATGAACCACAACGGATCTAAGCGACGACCAGTCGAACGTGTCGATCGATACCATGACCATGATCGCCACCAGCACGGCGACGGGAACCTCGGACACCCACGGCTTCAGGAGCACCATCAGGATCAGCAGGAACGCGCCGGCAAACAGCGTCGAGAGCCGGCCGCGCCCGCCATATTTCACGTTGCTGACTGTCTGGCCGATCATGCCGCAGCCGGCAATGCCGCCGAACAGGCTCGCGGCCGCGTTGGCGAGACCGAGACCGGTGCATTCGCGGTTCTTCGAACTCGGCGTATCCGTGAGATCGTCGACGACACTCGCCGTCATCATCGATTCCAGCAGCCCGACCATGGCGATGGCAAATGCGGGTCCGGCGATGATCCGAAGCGTTTCCAGCGTCAGCGGCACCGCCGGCCAGCCGAAAACAGGCAGCGAATCCGGCAGCTTGCCGAGGTCGGCAACGGTGAGGACGGGAAGCCCGAGCGCCAGCGAAGCGACGGTCAGGATCAGGATGCAGATCAGCGGCGACGGGATCGCCGTGGTGATCCGCGGCGTCAGGTAAATGATGACGAGCCCGGCAACCAGCACGGCATATTCCATCCAGCCGGCGCCGACAATATGCGGCATCTGCGCGGCAAAGATCAGAATGGCCAGCGCATTGACGAAGCCGGTGCGGACCGATTTCGACACGAAGCGCATCAGCACGCCTAGCCGCAGCAGGCCGAAGACGATCTGGATTAACCCCGCCAGCAGCCCGGCCGCAAAAAGATAGGGCAAGCCGTGAGCATGCACCAGCGGTGCCGCGACCAGTGCCACCGACCCGGCCGCCGCCGAAATCATCGCCGGGCGTCCACCGGTAAAGGCAATGACGATGCTGATCACGAAAGAGGCGAACAGACCAACCTCGGGATCGACCCCCGCCACGAAGGAAAAGGCGATCACCTCGGGGATGAGGGCGAAGGTCGCCACCGCTCCGGCAAGCATTTCGCGCATGGGATTGGCGGACCAATCACGACGGATGGAGGAAAGCAACATAGGAAGGATTCTCGCAAAGCATAGCCGGCCCCACTCTTTCGAGCGGTCGCGTGATGGCATGCAGGTTTTGCGTTGTCTGGCGGATCGGCGGCCAGAAGAGCCACCCGGGATCTCACCGGGTCCGTGGTGAATGCCTGCGGTATAGACGAGATCTTTACTGCAGCGCAACATTCAATTGCCAAGGACGAAAGCGAAAACGCGAGCCGTCATCCTCTCACCGGACGGCACTCTGCTCACCCCTTCGCTTGGACGCCGAGGAACCGGAAGTCCTCACTGCCAGAGGAAGTCCGGCCCGGTGCTCTGTGAGGTCAGCTTCAGCGTCCCGTCCGGCTGGACGACATAGGTCTCGAACACACGGTAACCGAAATCGCCAAGAAAGGTATTCTTGACCACCGTTCCCGGACGGTAAGGCGAACGGAGAACCTTT from Rhizobium leguminosarum bv. trifolii WSM1325 encodes:
- a CDS encoding NmrA family protein (PFAM: NmrA family protein; NAD-dependent epimerase/dehydratase; short-chain dehydrogenase/reductase SDR~KEGG: rec:RHECIAT_CH0002662 hypothetical conserved membrane protein); translated protein: MSNTRSVLVTGATGQQGGAVVRALMTRGHRVKAITRRPESDGAKRLTAAGVQVVAGDLDDAASVAAAAEGVDAVFLMGNSYEAGTEAETRQGIAAADAAKAAGIGHLIYSSVADAHKTTGIPHFDSKYLVEKHIAGLGIPYTISAPVAFMENTVAPWAIDGLRQGVYAAALPPARVLQQVTIDDIGAFVATLAERREQVFGKRFDIAGDELSGEQQAKILSEVFGRPITYRELPIAAIRQQSEDTALMFEWFDRTGYDVDLAALRRDFPEVGWHSYADWAKGFDWSVAAW
- a CDS encoding conserved hypothetical protein (KEGG: rec:RHECIAT_CH0002664 hypothetical protein), whose protein sequence is MKYALIAVLFALSACASAGDPQPLPGSLTYGGKVLRSPYRPGTVVKNTFLGDFGYRVFETYVVQPDGTLKLTSQSTGPDFLWQ
- a CDS encoding transcriptional regulator, LysR family (PFAM: LysR substrate-binding; regulatory protein LysR~KEGG: rec:RHECIAT_CH0002663 probable transcriptional regulator protein, LysR family), which codes for MLDLNDIMIFARVVEAGSFTAAARLLGMPKTTVSRRIAALERELGVRLLQRTTRSLNLTASGRLYYEESSQALRTIEGANQRLAEARAEPAGTIRISAPVGFGGHFLQDAIFEFLSTCPKARVELRLTDDRLNLVESGIDLAFRTGILEDSTLVARKLGSLHRLLCASPDYLARRGPPAAPEDLVRHDCVIAGQAAHAQWLLEGPHGQETVAVSGRFAANEMQAVMAAAIAGHGIAQLPHRFAEACIKDGRLRRVLDGYTTPAGGLHVVYPSSRHLPPLVKAFIELAVRRLNATGTGGGDDFAIVSR
- a CDS encoding sulphate transporter (PFAM: sulphate transporter; Sulfate transporter/antisigma-factor antagonist STAS; Xanthine/uracil/vitamin C permease~KEGG: sulfate permease), encoding MLLSSIRRDWSANPMREMLAGAVATFALIPEVIAFSFVAGVDPEVGLFASFVISIVIAFTGGRPAMISAAAGSVALVAAPLVHAHGLPYLFAAGLLAGLIQIVFGLLRLGVLMRFVSKSVRTGFVNALAILIFAAQMPHIVGAGWMEYAVLVAGLVIIYLTPRITTAIPSPLICILILTVASLALGLPVLTVADLGKLPDSLPVFGWPAVPLTLETLRIIAGPAFAIAMVGLLESMMTASVVDDLTDTPSSKNRECTGLGLANAAASLFGGIAGCGMIGQTVSNVKYGGRGRLSTLFAGAFLLILMVLLKPWVSEVPVAVLVAIMVMVSIDTFDWSSLRSVVVHPRMSSAVMVATVIVTVFTANLALGVTVGVLLSGVFFTFKVASLLRVDVAPDTTTGRLTYRVSGQVFFASADVFVEAFDVQDAIGRSVLIDVSEAHFWDITAVAALDKVVQRFGAHGIAVEVVGLNQASATLIGSLDSKVVLKEV